A part of Fimbriiglobus ruber genomic DNA contains:
- a CDS encoding GntR family transcriptional regulator, which produces MDPKTLSQHVYDQLHRRLRSGDLRPGTRLVNRTVAAELGTSTIPVREAISRLVSEGLLESTPSAGAFVRSPDPNELGELYDVREALEVLAAAEAARFATEHLVTELRGVCDRFRQIATAIPAGKHATRTQFDRWLECEEQFHTRVVAAARNRWLVKVVNEIRVIAQVFSAHRTVPRLLTRVLADSTLLNHEAFLDILTNRDADKARAWMAAHIRSGRDTVLGHFSSNTPAGQGD; this is translated from the coding sequence ATGGACCCGAAAACACTTTCGCAGCACGTGTACGACCAGCTCCACCGCCGGCTGCGATCGGGCGATCTGCGGCCGGGGACCAGGCTGGTCAACCGGACGGTGGCTGCCGAACTCGGGACGAGCACGATTCCCGTCCGCGAGGCCATCAGCCGGCTCGTGAGCGAGGGGTTGCTGGAGTCGACGCCCAGCGCCGGGGCGTTCGTGCGGTCGCCGGACCCGAACGAACTGGGCGAGTTGTACGACGTGCGCGAAGCCCTGGAAGTCCTCGCCGCTGCCGAGGCGGCCCGGTTTGCCACCGAACACCTCGTGACCGAACTGCGGGGCGTCTGCGACCGCTTCCGGCAAATCGCGACCGCCATCCCGGCCGGCAAGCACGCGACGCGGACCCAGTTCGACCGCTGGCTCGAATGCGAGGAGCAGTTCCACACGCGGGTCGTGGCGGCGGCGCGGAACCGCTGGCTCGTCAAGGTGGTCAACGAAATCCGCGTGATCGCCCAGGTGTTCTCCGCCCACCGCACGGTCCCCCGGCTACTCACCCGAGTCCTTGCCGACTCGACCCTGCTCAATCACGAAGCCTTTTTGGACATCTTGACGAACCGCGACGCGGACAAAGCCCGCGCGTGGATGGCCGCCCATATCCGCTCGGGGCGGGACACGGTTCTGGGCCACTTTTCCTCGAACACGCCGGCCGGCCAAGGCGACTGA
- a CDS encoding ISAzo13 family transposase has product MLHHRPPRPDHSPGTPRVRVGFCQPPAGTGPPPWSGPPALGKKDPVLERDLVALLVDDTGGDPMTKQRWVRLSLKRLGQLLAQRGHAIDPKTVRRLLHKLKYSLKANRKRFTGPPHPDRDRQFRYIAHQKRRFLKAGRPVISVDTKKKELIGNFQQDGQTWCHEADEVNAYDFLSDAEGRATPYGIYLVQHDRGYVYVGESADTPEFAVDAIVSWWKSHGRRRFPDATKLLILADSGGSNGCRPRMWKRQLQERLADAFNLEVTVCHYPRGGSKWNPIEHRLFSFISINWAGKPLRSWLILLGYIQDTRTETGLQVKAVLLRGNYERGLKVTDHEMRKLRLRRHKTCPSWNYTIRPRQGVSGAAKG; this is encoded by the coding sequence ATCCTCCATCACAGGCCTCCACGTCCAGACCATTCGCCGGGGACGCCAAGAGTTAGGGTCGGCTTTTGCCAACCTCCCGCCGGGACGGGTCCGCCGCCCTGGAGCGGGCCGCCCGCCCTTGGAAAAAAAGATCCGGTCCTGGAGCGAGACCTGGTAGCCCTGCTGGTCGATGACACCGGCGGCGACCCGATGACGAAACAGCGGTGGGTGCGTCTGAGCCTGAAGCGACTGGGCCAACTGCTGGCCCAACGAGGCCATGCCATCGACCCCAAGACCGTCCGGCGTTTGCTCCACAAACTCAAGTACTCGTTGAAGGCGAATCGGAAACGGTTTACCGGCCCACCGCACCCCGATCGGGATCGTCAGTTCCGCTACATCGCCCACCAGAAGCGGCGGTTCCTGAAAGCGGGCAGGCCGGTCATCAGCGTGGATACCAAGAAAAAAGAGTTGATCGGCAACTTCCAGCAGGATGGGCAGACCTGGTGCCACGAGGCGGACGAGGTCAACGCTTATGACTTCCTCAGTGACGCCGAGGGCCGGGCCACCCCGTATGGCATCTACCTGGTACAACACGACCGCGGTTACGTGTACGTGGGCGAATCGGCCGACACGCCGGAGTTTGCGGTCGATGCGATTGTCTCGTGGTGGAAGAGCCACGGTCGCCGTCGTTTCCCGGACGCTACCAAACTCCTGATCCTGGCGGACTCGGGTGGCAGTAATGGCTGTCGGCCTCGGATGTGGAAGCGTCAGTTGCAGGAACGGCTGGCTGACGCCTTCAACCTGGAGGTGACGGTGTGCCACTACCCCCGCGGTGGCTCCAAGTGGAACCCGATTGAGCATCGGCTGTTCAGCTTTATCAGCATCAACTGGGCCGGCAAGCCCTTGCGTTCGTGGTTGATCTTGTTGGGCTATATTCAGGACACGAGAACCGAAACAGGCTTGCAGGTGAAAGCCGTGTTGTTGCGGGGAAACTATGAGAGGGGCCTGAAGGTCACGGATCACGAGATGAGGAAGTTGCGCTTGCGACGGCATAAGACCTGTCCGAGTTGGAACTATACCATCCGGCCACGCCAAGGAGTTTCGGGTGCGGCCAAAGGGTGA
- a CDS encoding hybrid sensor histidine kinase/response regulator: MIERSLDAVVLIEPDGRVRYASPSSARLMGYTPGELHGRDGFELVHPDDVGRLRAIFADLVGDPNGARLETYRARHRDGSWRWLEGRGTNLLADPGLRAVAVTYRDVTDQRAAEEAQARLAAIVESAEDAIISFGADGCIATWNPAAERLFGYRAAEIVGRPISLLAPPELLGEQRALLDRAVRGETVPPYRTTRLRADGRTVDVSVSLGSVRDTGGQLLGFSSIYRDVGHELAAERALRESEARFRHTADNAPILMWISDTDKLCTWFNKPWLEFTGRTFEQEAGFGWADGIHPDDRDRCLAAFVENFDARRPFALECRLRRADGRWAWVHGNESPLYDPDGRFTGYIGSCVDITARHEAEAERERLARHLALLLDSTGEGIYGIDTTGRCTFVNRAAAAMLGYEPADLLGRDMHPLVHHSRAHGAAYPANECPIYRTAVTGQGSRVRGEVFWRKDGTAFPAEYSAYPIRDDAGVRGAVVAFTDVTDRQRLEEQYRHSQKMEAVGRLAGGVAHDFNNLLTVINGYAEMLLAGTGPDEPNHAVVGEIHRAGERAAALTRQLLAFSRKQFLKPEVFDLGERVADLASLLRRVIGEDVELVVARGPTPVFVRADVGQTEQVIVNLAVNARDAMPTGGVLVIRTEVVARPRGRGDDRAGGGADGPEPFALLSVADTGTGMTDDVRAHAFEPFFTTKPSGEGTGLGLSMVYGVVAQSGGHIEVDSAVDRGTTFRIYLPAAAGANPPRRSSTPAGEDAPPGTETVLLVEDEDGVRKLVRAALHRLGYTVLEARDGEAALDTARRAGRPIDLLLTDVVMPRIGGPQLAEQLCREYPGLKVLYLSGYTDDAVVRHGIQSAVVHFLQKPFTAPALARMVRRVLDATE; the protein is encoded by the coding sequence TTGATCGAGCGGAGCCTGGACGCCGTCGTTTTGATCGAGCCGGACGGCCGGGTCCGGTACGCCAGCCCGTCCAGCGCGCGGCTCATGGGCTACACCCCCGGCGAACTGCACGGTCGGGACGGCTTCGAACTGGTCCACCCGGACGACGTTGGCCGCCTTCGCGCGATCTTCGCGGACCTCGTCGGGGACCCCAACGGCGCCCGGCTCGAGACGTACCGCGCCCGCCACAGGGACGGGTCGTGGCGGTGGCTCGAAGGGCGGGGCACCAACCTGCTCGCGGACCCGGGGCTCCGGGCCGTGGCCGTCACCTACCGCGACGTGACCGACCAGCGGGCGGCGGAAGAGGCGCAGGCCCGGCTCGCGGCGATCGTCGAGTCCGCGGAAGACGCCATCATCAGCTTCGGTGCGGACGGGTGCATCGCCACGTGGAACCCGGCCGCCGAGCGGCTGTTCGGGTATCGGGCGGCTGAAATCGTTGGCCGCCCAATCTCCTTACTCGCCCCGCCCGAATTACTCGGTGAACAGCGGGCGCTGCTCGACCGCGCGGTCCGCGGGGAGACCGTGCCGCCGTACCGGACGACCCGCCTGCGGGCGGACGGACGAACCGTCGACGTGTCCGTGTCTCTCGGGAGTGTCCGCGACACCGGCGGTCAGCTCCTGGGGTTTTCCAGTATCTACCGGGACGTCGGCCACGAACTGGCGGCCGAGCGGGCGCTGCGGGAGAGCGAGGCCCGGTTCCGGCACACGGCCGACAACGCCCCGATCCTCATGTGGATCAGTGACACCGACAAGCTGTGTACGTGGTTCAACAAGCCGTGGCTCGAATTCACCGGCCGGACATTCGAGCAGGAGGCCGGGTTCGGCTGGGCGGACGGGATTCACCCGGACGACCGGGACCGCTGCCTGGCCGCGTTCGTGGAGAATTTCGACGCCCGGCGGCCGTTCGCGCTGGAGTGCCGCCTCCGCCGGGCGGACGGCCGGTGGGCGTGGGTCCACGGGAACGAGAGCCCGCTCTACGACCCGGACGGCCGGTTCACCGGGTACATCGGGTCGTGCGTGGACATCACCGCCCGGCACGAGGCGGAGGCCGAGCGGGAGCGGTTGGCCCGGCACCTGGCCCTGCTGCTGGACTCGACCGGCGAGGGCATCTACGGGATCGACACGACCGGCCGCTGCACGTTCGTCAACCGGGCCGCCGCGGCCATGCTCGGGTACGAGCCCGCCGACCTGCTCGGGCGGGACATGCACCCCCTGGTCCACCACTCGCGGGCGCACGGCGCGGCGTACCCGGCCAACGAGTGCCCGATCTACCGGACCGCGGTCACCGGCCAGGGGTCCCGCGTCCGGGGGGAAGTGTTCTGGCGCAAGGACGGGACGGCGTTCCCGGCCGAGTACTCGGCGTACCCGATCCGGGACGACGCGGGCGTCCGCGGCGCGGTGGTGGCGTTCACCGACGTGACCGACCGCCAGCGGTTGGAAGAGCAGTACCGGCACTCGCAGAAGATGGAAGCCGTCGGCCGGCTGGCCGGCGGGGTGGCCCACGACTTCAACAACCTGCTCACGGTCATCAACGGGTACGCGGAAATGCTCCTGGCCGGCACCGGGCCGGACGAACCGAACCACGCGGTCGTCGGCGAGATCCACCGGGCCGGCGAGCGGGCGGCCGCGCTGACCCGGCAGCTCCTGGCGTTCAGCCGCAAGCAGTTCCTCAAGCCGGAGGTGTTCGACCTCGGGGAGCGGGTGGCCGACCTCGCGTCGCTCTTGCGGCGGGTGATCGGGGAGGACGTCGAACTCGTCGTCGCCCGCGGGCCGACCCCGGTGTTCGTCCGGGCCGACGTGGGCCAGACCGAGCAGGTGATCGTGAACCTGGCGGTGAACGCCCGGGACGCGATGCCGACGGGCGGCGTCCTGGTCATCCGAACAGAGGTCGTCGCCCGCCCGCGCGGGCGCGGCGACGACCGCGCGGGCGGCGGGGCCGACGGCCCCGAGCCGTTCGCCCTGCTGTCCGTCGCCGACACCGGGACCGGGATGACGGACGACGTCCGCGCCCACGCGTTCGAGCCGTTCTTCACCACCAAACCGTCCGGCGAAGGGACCGGGCTGGGCCTGTCGATGGTGTACGGGGTCGTCGCGCAATCGGGCGGGCACATCGAAGTCGATTCGGCGGTCGACCGGGGCACGACGTTCCGCATCTATCTGCCGGCCGCCGCGGGGGCTAACCCGCCCCGCCGGTCGTCGACCCCGGCGGGGGAAGACGCCCCGCCGGGCACCGAGACCGTTCTGCTGGTCGAAGACGAGGACGGCGTCCGGAAGTTGGTGCGGGCGGCGCTCCACCGGCTCGGGTACACGGTCCTCGAAGCCCGGGACGGCGAGGCCGCGCTCGACACCGCCCGCCGGGCCGGCCGGCCGATCGACCTGTTGTTGACCGACGTCGTCATGCCCCGCATCGGCGGCCCGCAACTGGCCGAACAGTTGTGCCGCGAGTACCCGGGCCTCAAGGTTCTGTACCTGTCCGGGTACACCGACGACGCGGTCGTCCGCCACGGCATCCAGTCCGCCGTCGTTCACTTCCTGCAAAAGCCCTTCACGGCGCCCGCCCTCGCCCGGATGGTCCGCCGGGTTCTCGACGCGACCGAATAA
- a CDS encoding hybrid sensor histidine kinase/response regulator — translation MIDRQVTHMVRLVDDLLDVSRLTMGKIRLAVEPVDLGVVVGHAVEASRPLIDRARHALDVSLPPQPVWVTGDGVRLSQVVTNLLNNAAKYTEEGGRIWLAVARENGDAVVRVRDTGVGIAADLLPAVFDLFTQAERSLDRSQGGLGVGLTLVRRLVELHGGSIGVASEGPGRGSEFVVRLPVAPDQPATAATPQSAAAAGGAALRVMVVDDVADGAETLATLVRLSGHDVRIAHDGPAAIATAREFRPHLMFLDIGLPGMDGFEVARRLRDAPETKEIVLVAVSGYGRDEDHRLSRDAGFAHHFVKPAEYAALQTLLNSVSAAAAR, via the coding sequence GTGATCGATCGCCAGGTGACCCACATGGTCCGGCTGGTCGACGACCTGCTCGACGTGTCCCGCCTGACGATGGGGAAGATCCGGCTGGCGGTCGAGCCGGTCGACCTGGGGGTCGTGGTCGGGCACGCCGTCGAGGCCAGCCGCCCGCTGATCGACCGGGCCCGGCACGCCCTCGACGTGTCCCTCCCGCCGCAGCCGGTCTGGGTGACCGGCGACGGCGTCCGCCTGAGCCAGGTCGTCACCAACCTTCTGAACAACGCGGCCAAGTACACCGAAGAGGGCGGGCGGATCTGGCTCGCCGTCGCCCGGGAGAACGGCGACGCGGTCGTCCGCGTGCGGGACACCGGGGTGGGTATCGCGGCCGACCTGCTGCCCGCGGTCTTCGACCTGTTCACGCAGGCCGAGCGGTCGCTCGACCGGTCGCAGGGCGGGCTCGGCGTCGGCCTGACGTTGGTCCGCCGGCTGGTCGAATTGCACGGCGGGTCGATCGGGGTGGCGAGCGAGGGGCCGGGCCGCGGGAGCGAGTTCGTCGTCCGCCTGCCGGTCGCGCCGGACCAACCCGCCACGGCGGCCACCCCGCAGTCCGCCGCGGCCGCCGGCGGCGCCGCCCTGCGGGTCATGGTGGTGGACGACGTCGCGGACGGCGCGGAGACGCTCGCCACGCTGGTCCGGCTCTCGGGGCACGACGTGCGGATCGCGCACGACGGGCCGGCGGCGATCGCCACGGCGCGGGAGTTCCGCCCGCACCTGATGTTCCTCGACATCGGCCTACCGGGGATGGACGGGTTCGAGGTCGCCCGCCGGCTGCGGGACGCGCCGGAGACGAAAGAGATCGTGCTGGTCGCGGTGAGCGGGTACGGCCGCGACGAGGACCACCGGCTGTCCCGCGACGCCGGCTTCGCGCACCACTTCGTCAAGCCGGCGGAATACGCCGCCCTTCAAACGCTGCTGAATTCCGTCAGCGCGGCGGCCGCGCGCTGA
- a CDS encoding response regulator — MADDLKTKILVVDDLPEKLLVYRTILEELGQELVSARSGEEALREVLRSDFAVILLDVNMPGMGGLETAGLIRSRKRSAHTPIIFLTSFADEVRAAEGYAQGAVDYIPMPVVPAILRAKVNVFVELYRMTQQVKRQAEERIALVEERTRREAAEDANRRLAFLTRAGEVLGLSLDQDITVRDVVTLPIPLLADVAAIVILKADGSVARTVVGRAGESGPVVDDKVAAAALPAAVRAAIDRTTGGATVHVKSPAGSVVALPLRARGRTFAVLGLSCEPSGRTLPPSDVAVAEALASRAAVALDNAGLYHDVQQADRQKNEFLSMLAHELRNPLAPIRNASEVLRRLGSDQPRSGGRGT, encoded by the coding sequence ATGGCGGACGACTTGAAGACCAAGATCCTCGTGGTCGACGACCTGCCGGAAAAATTGCTGGTCTACCGGACCATTCTGGAAGAATTGGGCCAGGAACTCGTCAGCGCGCGGTCGGGCGAGGAAGCTCTCCGGGAAGTCCTCCGGTCCGATTTCGCGGTCATCCTCCTCGACGTCAACATGCCCGGCATGGGCGGTCTGGAAACGGCCGGCCTGATCCGCAGCCGCAAGCGGTCGGCGCACACCCCGATCATCTTTTTAACGTCGTTTGCGGACGAGGTCCGCGCGGCCGAGGGGTACGCGCAGGGGGCGGTCGATTACATCCCGATGCCGGTCGTCCCGGCCATCCTGCGGGCCAAGGTGAATGTTTTCGTCGAGCTGTACCGTATGACCCAGCAGGTCAAGCGGCAGGCCGAGGAGCGGATCGCCCTGGTCGAAGAGCGGACCCGGCGGGAAGCGGCCGAGGACGCGAACCGGAGGCTCGCCTTCCTCACCCGGGCCGGGGAAGTCCTCGGCCTGTCGCTCGACCAGGACATCACCGTCCGCGACGTGGTCACTTTGCCGATCCCGCTACTGGCCGATGTGGCCGCGATCGTCATCCTCAAGGCGGACGGCTCCGTCGCCCGGACCGTCGTCGGTCGTGCGGGCGAGAGCGGCCCGGTCGTCGACGACAAGGTGGCTGCTGCCGCGCTGCCGGCGGCCGTCCGGGCGGCCATCGACCGGACGACCGGCGGGGCCACGGTCCACGTGAAGTCGCCCGCCGGCTCGGTCGTGGCGCTGCCGCTCCGCGCCCGGGGGCGAACGTTCGCGGTGTTGGGGCTCTCCTGCGAGCCGTCCGGGCGGACGCTGCCTCCGTCCGACGTGGCCGTCGCCGAGGCCCTGGCGTCGCGGGCGGCGGTGGCGCTCGACAACGCCGGCCTCTACCACGACGTTCAGCAGGCCGACCGGCAGAAGAACGAGTTCCTGTCGATGCTCGCACACGAGCTGCGGAACCCGCTCGCTCCGATCCGCAACGCGTCCGAGGTACTCCGTCGACTGGGGTCGGACCAGCCCCGGTCCGGTGGGCGCGGGACGTGA